In the genome of Amphiura filiformis chromosome 11, Afil_fr2py, whole genome shotgun sequence, the window TCTTACATCTTCTTTGGTGttatataagctgcatatcctatcagcgactgctatatataagcttcaatagaggctttcttgggttatccagggttgtcaaaaaaaacccgaacaaataaaaaaacaaccttgtttaggactttcaaaagaagtactgaaatagcccaccaaagtcatgcaggtaactccgagaacgtgcattgaattggtttgaatgaggaatactacgggaaccagcgctttttgttagaagtcacacatgagtaaagtggataacctctataccatCGTCTGGTGCAGGAGGCCATTGAAATCAGAAAACACATTCCAGCGCTCAACCGTGATCAAGGACTTGAGCTCCCGTCATTTATAATATAATCAgatcaatagaaaggacatcaaaggtaAATTTCTCAATATacttgtgttgaatgacagtttaaatctactttgcttaTTATAATCTTAGAATTTAAATtgctatctataataaattattatatagtcatgatagttgttTGTGTGCCCATTGTATTTTGATACTGTTTCTGTTATTGTTGTTCTCGACACCCGGTGGTTTTAGTGTTGTTactcactgggcgggaaaaacctcatatgtacatttggcccttgaacatgaataaagccttgtaggtgtagaatttatattgaagagtttgctttatccatgttcaagggccaaagtacatgcaggaaaaacctcatatttactgttggcccttgaacatggataaagtcttataggtgtagactttatattgaaaggtttgcttcatccatattcaagggccaaatgtacattatgaggtttttcccgcccagtgacgtacTGTATATTACCTGTTATCCAGTAGACACCACCACCATGAGGAATGACCGTCATGATGGTGATTTGAAGTATCGTCTGCGGGGCAGATTCCACGAAACTTTCCCAGAAGCGTAATTTGCGTATGAACTCCCGAACTGAGCGTTGAAATCCTTTTCTATTGAATATCGCGTAGAAAATCctaataaaatgttaaaaagaaacaaaactcGATCAAAAATTATCTTCTTCTTGTTTAAAAATTGcaatacactctaaatttcaaggatttaaaataaatcctaaaggattgtgattagggaccaatcaagtgttagattaaaattaaatcttatagatttttaaaattaaattttatagatttaaaattaaatctttagaatttaaaattaaatctttaaaaattcaaattcaaatctataagattaatttgaaatctaaaattgattggtccctaatctaCAATccttaagatttattttaaatcctgtcATTAGAGTGtatattgaaaaaataaagagCAATTAAATCCCCTTCCTTAACGCTCCACCCACTTCGTCCTCGACCAATCGGAATTACGGAACAAATGGCCAGCTTGACCTAAGAAATAgcgaattatcatgattatttaacAATGATTTTAAGAGTAaggatttttgatatttaacagtcctcgaagtaaaccttctaaatctaatgatatgtacttgtgtagctgggaggaaaaaccgtcCATCATTGGAAAGTTTTGATCTTTTGTATTGAACATGTACATTTGTGCCCCAAAATacctaaaatgtcattttttaaataatttgtcatgatcgTAAGGCTATATTCATCGTAGCTCTTACATACTATGTATGGGAGACTTACGATGGATTAATTTTGGACTTAACGATAGTTTAAATGACTTACGACGCGTAACAACTGTTGGTGAAATCGGACCCAGAATGTcggatgggctattccaattgaaatacatacattttattggaagacatgaccttaatcttccacacaggaagtgtagacttcaaatagagtaatttgaaatgcatactccttGTGTGAACGATTAaggaagggtatgaacgtttggacagtatttattgtgggacattagagcacatcagacatatcgaattgcattctgaatacgaagaatgtccttctgatatcaaataatttttgaaattcgcaatgtaatacacattttatggcaaatcattaaaattgatatttttgatatttaacagtactcgaagtaaactttataaatctgatgatttatacttaaagtgtatgtaggtgggatgaaaagccgacgatcaattgaaaaatttgacctttcgtattgaagatatggatttttttcccaaaacaccaaaaaaattaggacttttgggaaaaaatccatatcttcaatatgaaaggtcaacattttcaattgatcgtcggcttttcctcccagctacatacgctttaagaatatatcattagatttataaaatttacttcgaggactgttatatatcaaaaattgaaaaatatcaatttttataatttgtcataaaatttgtattatatcgtgattttcaaaaattaaaattatttgatatcagatatacatgcttcgtattcagaatgcaattcgatacgtctgaggtgctctcatgtcccctaaaaaatactgtcgaaacgctcattccagatcccttaagcttttaaaaaaaagtcttccatgggggtggtGGATTTCAAATCGAATAGCCTATTCTAAGAATCCCTATGTTCGCTCACCTGTACAGCATTCCAAACTGCAGAATGTGGAATATCACACGCGCAACAAACCAGACTCTCTCGGTGCGTTGAAGACCGTATTGCAATTTTCTTTCGGATTGCTTGTCTTCACTCGCCCGTCttcgcacatgccaaattttccaCATGCCCACCTTACGGTAATGGTAAAGGCTTAGACAATTGGTGGCGATCAGGGAGATTGCCACAAGACCCAAAGTGAGTCCTCCCCATAAAGTGTGTCCATTGGCAAGGTAGGTCGAACCAGCTGCGATACCTGTCCCGATGTTGAAGATATAGAGCAATGCAGTTGTCACAAGTGGTAATAATCGTTCAGAACTGGAAATATTGACAAATAAAGTTTAGAAATAATATTAATTAGGATATTAAATTGTAATGTTGTATTTTCTAGAAGTGCTAATTTGAACAATTGTCTTAAATTTTATATCCAACTTGACATTTGGCTTTTCCAGGTTGTTCATGAAATCACCGCTACACCTTTCACAGCTTTGTGATTTACTGATGATGCAACCTTGAATTATCTTATAATCCGAGACTGaaataaaagactagtttgcgtctgatgtcactgtcaatcaaacttcccGATTCTTAATTGGCtagtagcgcgtaaaaggaaggttgattcgtCTGGTGCCTTCATCTGAGAAAAGGGAATCACaaaaaaatggcgaaaaattacgatACTTTTACAATGCAAAAAGCAACATTTTAAAGCATTGTTGCCATGGTGCcatcaggaaagaaagtttcttaTTAATAAGACCTAACTTTTCAGACGGTTTGTAtgcttgaaggtgcaaaattagccACAAGGTacgctgcacaccgacatcgcctggctaataattatttggtacaccagagatactaaaatcaatacccgggatcgatacacgtgaatgtgctatgcacgattttgatattcagacgaaaatctttggataccggggtagaaaatgatggatatctcccgtaaatgatttcgtctaaagaaacctgATCatgatgtggttccttgcacttgaatatatgtgttgaacagatatgatagtcgttagcttgcgtcttgagaaagaagcgtgcgtcttgaactcaaaaactgacaataattctgattttatatgtaattatatagcgcagtgtataggccaatcgtgggtagtctaaaagcatatgacctatggtgtaccatgctcgactcacacacagcgaggtcagtcaccgggcaattgtcagtagccttagtcagatgtccttcggcccattatgcgtctcgaaactattaaacaggtcggaacaaaatggccatgcgtggcggtggattcaacctatgtggcgatttctgccatgaagatatcggggcgatacTGTGCGCTGTTTTATCGCCGAGTTCAGAAATTCAATCATCACGACAACTCGTAAAcagtttctgagtttgattgacaggtgacatcagacgcaaactagcatatttttatttatctggCTCCGATTATTAAGTTGTTCTTTAATAACGTCTAGGAGACATAATACAGCGCTAGGTGACCGAACATGAACTCGGTACGTCAACaataattgtcttgtgacatctcacgagaagcatcacaaattataaaTTAAGACCCTATACTTTAGTCTACAAAGTGTTGACCGTACAAGTCAACTATATCATTCTTAATGCGGGTCTACCTTTTTGGTGTAGCCTAAGtgttaaaagcctaacaattcccgccaatGACGAGCTGCTCAAACTATAGCGTTGGCTATGAAATGTGACAAATACACGAGCCTACACTATTATGtaggcatattttttttttctgcaaacGCTTTGTCGGAAATATTATGCTATAACATGCTccatctattgaaattttggggCAAACTTAAAATTAATAATCAGGGGTGTAGTCAAGAATTTTTGTCCGGGGTGGGGTGCGAATATCCAATATGGACCTTTATCTAAAACTAAATTCGCTCTCAAGTGGACTTTGAAGTCCACTTTGTTTTGGTTAAAACCCATAACAATGGACTTGTTCGTGCTAATTGAACGTTtaatatgaaaaatgaaaaaaaaaaggtcccTTCGTTACATTTCCTTCctcaaaagtggacattttgtcaAGGGAGTCGCACCCCCGAACATCTCCCCGGTTACGCCCTCCACGCCCTGCAAATGATGTATGACGTAGAACATGTACTCTAAATAAAAACGGTTCTGACTGTGACAATGCCTGGCACATCATTTGCTTCAAATCGACCTATAATTTATCACCATATGGTCATGATATAGTGTTTATATACAGATATATAtaaagatatttttaaaaatgattttgatgaaaattctgTAAGAGATTCCCTTTGTAAATCACCATTGCGCAGTATGTTTTTGCgggaccttctgatatcaaataattttgatttttggaaattcgtAATAATACATTGTTATAGCAAACTATTAATAATTGACACTTTTGACATTTAACTTTAGaaatctaatgctatgtactaaaagtgtatgtagctggaaggaaaatcCGACCATCgtatgaaatttttgacctttagtattaaaGGTGTAGGCTACATGAAGTTTtttttgggaaacttcatgtatatcttcaatacgaaaggtcaacattttcatatgatggtcggcttttcatcccacccacaTACATTCTATATAGTACATAGCATTGGAAACACTTGCCTGTTTGAAAAGCCGTTCTTGGAACAAGATCGATCTACTTGAAAGTGGTCACTTATCGGTTCTGCTATCACTGCGCCTGGTGCTACCACCAATACCTGTAGTTGTGGGGTCGTGTCCGAATCCCGCACACTCGTCATCCCTGATGTGCCTGCACCGCCACATAATGGTTGTTTCGTTTCTGCGTCTTCTGGTAGCTCCTCCTCCATGTCCGATGGTGGTTTATCTAAAGCAGTGTCTTTATCATTATCCTTATATTTATCCTTTTCCTCACCCTTATCCTTTACAACGGAAGGTTCAGAATCAGTCCTTTTATCAAGAGGTGGTTCTGATTCGCCATTATT includes:
- the LOC140164989 gene encoding XK-related protein 6-like, translated to MADAVEMTDVQTNINNGESEPPLDKRTDSEPSVVKDKGEEKDKYKDNDKDTALDKPPSDMEEELPEDAETKQPLCGGAGTSGMTSVRDSDTTPQLQVLVVAPGAVIAEPISDHFQVDRSCSKNGFSNSSERLLPLVTTALLYIFNIGTGIAAGSTYLANGHTLWGGLTLGLVAISLIATNCLSLYHYRKVGMWKIWHVRRRASEDKQSERKLQYGLQRTERVWFVARVIFHILQFGMLYRIFYAIFNRKGFQRSVREFIRKLRFWESFVESAPQTILQITIMTVIPHGGGVYWITVITALASLSSLVWVVRSHYKLYLINTAKDRYPWCTEMILLISPLLTLTARLISMALFMSHYTWIIIPVIGLHWVVTTVEAIYSAIKLKATIDVKKNCLRCVVTIFVYLAGERSIFGKFPWLYDLFLLIENTVLFLAWFVVSGSKTGYGLPTSGLVWGGFIVGVILKLHLFDTKRLSKYITL